A stretch of the Solanum dulcamara chromosome 6, daSolDulc1.2, whole genome shotgun sequence genome encodes the following:
- the LOC129891520 gene encoding glucan endo-1,3-beta-glucosidase-like, which produces MELSNKTSFMLFFFVVALSLRDVTSIGVNYGTLGNNLPPPAQVAQFIKDKTVIDRVKIFDINPDILRAFANTGISITVTVPNGEIPNLLDLANARRYVEQNIKPYYPQTKIDVILVGNEVLHWDTPDVQNKLVPAMKTFYQALGLSGLKGIKVSSPHSLGILLRSNPPSAARFRPGWDVGILAPMLQFLRETKGPFMVNPYPYFGYNPKQEDFLLFRKNKGVYDRFSKKWYTNSFDMLLDAVYMSMVRLKYPDVEIVAAETGWPSQGESYEPQCTVENAASYNGGLMKKYNSGTGTPLMPHRKIETYIFALFNENTKPGSMAEKNFGLFRPDFTPVYNIGVLKEEQGRPTPSLPPPKTGGRGNKGQPKPPVVGPPSQNKKFCLPKVGATDAQLQANINYVCSQGVDCTPIQAGGSCFNPNTIRSHAAFAMNSYYQREGRNNFNCDFAGTGVVASSDPSYGTCKFES; this is translated from the exons ATGGAGCTATCAAACAAAACttcttttatgttatttttttttgttgttgctcTTTCTCTTCGTGATGTAACTTCTATAGGTGTTAACTATGGCACTCTCGGAAACAATCTTCCTCCTCCAGCTCAAGTAGCTCAGTTCATCAAGGACAAAACGGTCATAGACCGTGTAAAGATTTTCGACATCAATCCAGACATCCTTCGTGCTTTTGCGAACACTGGGATCTCAATTACGGTCACAGTACCTAATGGCGAGATTCCGAATCTTTTGGATCTCGCCAATGCTCGACGATACGTCGAGCAAAACATTAAACCTTATTACCCACAGACAAAAATCGATGTGATTCTTGTGGGTAATGAGGTTCTTCATTGGGATACACCTGATGTACAGAATAAGCTTGTTCCAGCTATGAAAACTTTTTACCAAGCTTTGGGTTTATCTGGTTTGAAAGGTATAAAAGTCTCTTCACCTCATTCACTTGGTATTCTATTACGATCTAATCCACCAAGCGCAGCCCGGTTTCGACCCGGTTGGGATGTAGGTATTTTAGCCCCAATGCTTCAATTTCTTCGTGAAACGAAAGGTCCATTCATGGTAAACCCTTATCCCTACTTCGGGTACAACCCGAAGCAAGAGGATTTTCTTCTGTTTAGGAAGAATAAAGGTGTTTACGATCGATTTTCGAAGAAATGGTATACAAATTCGTTCGATATGTTGTTGGATGCTGTGTATATGTCAATGGTGAGATTGAAATATCCAGATGTGGAGATAGTTGCTGCGGAGACAGGATGGCCTTCGCAAGGAGAATCGTATGAACCGCAGTGTACAGTGGAAAATGCAGCTTCGTATAATGGTGGATTGATGAAGAAGTATAATTCCGGGACGGGGACGCCATTGATGCCGCACAGGAAGATCGAGACGTACATTTTTGCATTGTTCAATGAGAATACCAAACCCGGATCTATGGCTGAGAAGAATTTCGGGTTATTCCGACCCGATTTCACTCCGGTTTATAATATCGGAGTCTTGAAGGAAGAACAG GGTCGCCCAACACCTTCATTGCCTCCGCCAAAAACCGGCGGCCGAGGCAACAAAGGGCAACCAAAACCACCAGTAGTAGGACCACCATCACAAAACAAAAAATTCTGCCTGCCAAAGGTTGGGGCGACTGACGCCCAATTACAAGCCAACATTAACTATGTGTGCAGTCAAGGAGTTGACTGCACACCAATTCAAGCAGGTGGTTCCTGCTTTAATCCCAACACTATTCGGTCTCATGCGGCCTTCGCCATGAACTCTTACTATCAAAGGGAAGGCCGCAACAACTTCAACTGTGACTTTGCTGGTACTGGTGTAGTTGCCTCCTCCGATCCAA GTTATGGCACATGCAAATTTGAATCTTGA
- the LOC129891521 gene encoding uncharacterized protein LOC129891521, translating into MEPQMRNFPVFIQSPELQIPTHVLNLENPNPNFTLQDLKSCFLDKTQKSLATIKDSVYFTFDGRPIKDSTLLHSSGISPFSTLVLRFRLRGGGGDGGATGAESRDCYLKMYAVKKPDKIDPNEIRLSRWLNCALSNESLKHPVVIDKLGNLFNKEALVEALLKKRVPKQFGYIKGLKDMIPVELSVIPGKEDRGLGDGEGTGFQCPVTGLEFNGKYKFFALRGCGHVLSAKALKEVKSSACLVCHKEIVESDKIVINGSEEEVAALRERMEEERAKLKDNKKVKKGRNVDIAVNGEEVMEAPRLSGMKHGIEDKLVGKDMRKVEGNAKVGINSKIEVKDVKNSSSNGSVKRFKAVDVAPAHATKEVYASIFTSSRKSDFKETYSCRSLPLGRN; encoded by the coding sequence atGGAACCCCAAATGCGCAATTTCCCAGTTTTCATACAATCGCCAGAGCTTCAGATCCCCACCCATGTCCTAAACCTTGAAAACCCTAATCCTAATTTCACTTTGCAAGACCTCAAATCATGTTTTCTTGATAAAACCCAGAAATCATTAGCTACAATTAAGGATTCTGTCTATTTTACCTTTGATGGTCGACCCATTAAGGATTCAACTCTGTTACATAGTTCTGGGATTAGCCCCTTTTCCACTTTGGTCCTACGTTTTCGCCTtcgtggtggtggtggtgatggcGGTGCCACGGGAGCTGAGTCAAGAGACTGTTATCTTAAGATGTATGCTGTTAAGAAACCGGATAAAATTGACCCAAATGAGATTAGGTTGTCTAGATGGTTGAATTGTGCTTTGTCGAACGAGTCGTTAAAGCATCCGGTTGTTATTGATAAACTTGGGAATTTGTTTAATAAGGAGGCTTTAGTTGAGGCTTTATTGAAGAAAAGGGTGCCTAAGCAGTTTGGCTATATAAAGggattgaaagatatgattCCGGTTGAGCTGTCGGTGATTCCGGGGAAAGAGGATAGAGGGCTTGGTGATGGTGAAGGGACCGGGTTTCAGTGTCCGGTAACGGGGCTGGAGTTCAATGGGAAGTACAAGTTCTTTGCTTTGAGGGGTTGTGGACATGTTTTGAGTGCAAAAGCTTTGAAGGAAGTGAAATCATCAGCTTGTTTGGTTTGCCACAAAGAGATTGTGGAGAGTGATAAAATTGTGATTAATGGGAGTGAAGAAGAGGTTGCGGCTTTGAGGGAGAGAATGGAGGAAGAAAGGGCGAAATTGAAGGATAATAAGAAGGTGAAGAAGGGGAGGAATGTGGATATAGCTGTGAATGGTGAAGAGGTCATGGAGGCACCACGCTTGAGCGGGATGAAACATGGGATCGAGGATAAGCTAGTAGGCAAGGATATGAGGAAAGTGGAAGGGAATGCTAAAGTTGGCATTAACAGTAAGATAGAAGTTAAGGATGTGAAGAATAGTTCGAGTAATGGATCAGTGAAGCGGTTTAAGGCTGTTGATGTAGCTCCAGCTCATGCTACAAAGGAAGTCTATGCCTCTATTTTCACTTCATCAAGAAAGTCCGACTTCAAGGAGACTTATTCTTGCAGATCTTTGCCCCTTGGAAGAAACTGA